The Metamycoplasma subdolum DNA window TAATTAATGAAATTTCTAAGTCAATTAGTGATGAAGATATAAACCTTGTTGAAGAGTATCAAAAAAACCAAAAATTTGCTTTATTAATGGCAAGAATTGAAAATATTACCAACTTATTAATCACTCAAATCGTTTATAATTCAAGCAAATTAGAAGGCCTTTATAGACAAACGGGAACTCATGCCGCTGGTATAGTAATTAGTCCTAAAAATATTGAAGAAATTATACCTACATATTTTTTATCAAATAATGTTCAACAAGTTCAAAGTGCAATGGAAAATCTTGAACCATTTGGACTTTTAAAAATGGATATTTTAGGTCTTAAAACTTTAACAACAATCCAAGAAATTTTAGACAAAATAAATGAAGGGAAAAAAGAAGAATTTAAGCTTAAAAATATTAACTTCAATGACAAAAAAACTTTTGAACTTTTAACAAGCGGACAAACTACTGGAATCTTTCAACTTGAAAGTCCAGGAATGATAAAGACACTTCAAAAAGTTAAGGTTTCAACATTTAATGATATAGTTGCGGTTATCTCACTTTTTAGACCTGGGCCAATGCTTAATTTAACTACTTATGCAAGAAGAAAACACGGCATTGAAAAGGTACCTAAAATTTCGCCTGAATTTGATAAAATAGTTGAAGAAACTTATGGCATTATTGTCTATCAAGAACAGATAATGCAAATTGCTCAAAAAGTGGCCAAAATGAGTTATGGTGAAGCTGACATTTTAAGAAGAGCAATATCAAAAAAGAAACTTGATGAAATGGAAAGATTAAAAGAAAAATTTATCAAAGATTCTATTAAAAATAATTATCCAAAACAAATAAGTGAAAAAATATATGCTGCTATTGAAGAGTTTGCATCATATGGATTTAATAAAGCACATGCTGTAAGTTACGCTTATCTTTCTTATCAAATGGCATACTTAAAAGCACATTTTCCGCTTGAATATTATGCTGCTATTATTTCATCAAATCGTGGTTCTCAAACTAATATTAATAAATATGTAAATGAAGCAAAAAGCTTGAATATTAGTGTTGCATCACCTGATATTAACTTCTCTTCTTTTGTTAGTGAAATTAAAAATGAAACTATTTACTTACCACTTGCAATGATTAAGGGAATAGGGCCAGAAACTATTAAGAATTTAGTAAAAAATAGAAAAGAGTATGGCCCTTATAAATCGTTTGCACATTTTTGCATGTGCGTAAGTTTGATTAAAAACTTTGGTATTAGCAACATAGAAACTTTAATTAAAGCAAGTGCTTTAAGATGCTTTAATTTATCGCAAAAAACAATGCTACATGAGATTTCAAATCCCAATAGTTATTTAATGCTTTCATTAAAAATGCAAAATTTAGAAAACTTAAATCTTCTTGATATTTCTACAAAATCAAGCGAGATAGAAATTAAAAATACCAAGGATGATAAGATTGAAGAAATTAAAGCTAATGAGATTGAATTTTTAGGTCAAAGTTATAATACAAATATATTACAAAGTTGAGAAAAAATTGGTTCTCAATTAAAAGACTTACACTTCGGAAATAGTT harbors:
- the dnaE gene encoding DNA polymerase III subunit alpha, which encodes MKLINGHLNTSYSFLKSSITSDELKDFLLQENPEYLVISEYNNFFSYAQFLLFSKKNNIKIIFALEVDIKLENKKYRYILYAQNEEGFNLIKRISNEILSGKELCSLDTLLGNKNIKIVEHPLFGFYTVEHKKLVSSSNYFYSFQLSDIQKNKEFIIKNLHNSLVINHFCILDISENEIINLLSKTNGDEKDKNIVYQPLNFEFEIKDELEKTLINNTNNLLKSCYFETKINPYVLPHFENELNMNSKQFLRYLLKQKLTQKFNEKTFTKEYQKRLEYELSIIEKLNFEDYFLIIQDYVNWAKNNKISIGPGRGSASGSLVSFILGITEIDPLKYGLLFERFLNPERVSMPDIDVDVQDNRRDEVIEYLIKKYGEKRVANIVTFSTLGKKSAIRDVLRVYGVSPSLINEISKSISDEDINLVEEYQKNQKFALLMARIENITNLLITQIVYNSSKLEGLYRQTGTHAAGIVISPKNIEEIIPTYFLSNNVQQVQSAMENLEPFGLLKMDILGLKTLTTIQEILDKINEGKKEEFKLKNINFNDKKTFELLTSGQTTGIFQLESPGMIKTLQKVKVSTFNDIVAVISLFRPGPMLNLTTYARRKHGIEKVPKISPEFDKIVEETYGIIVYQEQIMQIAQKVAKMSYGEADILRRAISKKKLDEMERLKEKFIKDSIKNNYPKQISEKIYAAIEEFASYGFNKAHAVSYAYLSYQMAYLKAHFPLEYYAAIISSNRGSQTNINKYVNEAKSLNISVASPDINFSSFVSEIKNETIYLPLAMIKGIGPETIKNLVKNRKEYGPYKSFAHFCMCVSLIKNFGISNIETLIKASALRCFNLSQKTMLHEISNPNSYLMLSLKMQNLENLNLLDISTKSSEIEIKNTKDDKIEEIKANEIEFLGQSYNTNILQSWEKIGSQLKDLHFGNSYVVVVECENVLKRVARNGKDFYILTLSDSSQKLQVFAFNATEDLIKFKNKIIEAEIILKSDGRHKLTKIKEYFVTKG